From Pseudomonas sp. G.S.17, the proteins below share one genomic window:
- a CDS encoding FUSC family protein: MNALVNRITQLPWRREFFSWARSDGVTWIYIFKVLIAAFLTYWLALRLELPQPRTAMITVFIVMQPQSGHVFAKSFYRLLGTLAGSTMMVVLMALFAQNSELFLGSLAIWVGICSAGAARYRNFRAYGFVLAGYTAAMVGLPALAHPESSFMAAVWRVLEISLGIVCSTAVTAAILPQSSAAAMRNALYQRFGVFARFVADGLRGSQERAAFETGNVRFIAEAIGLEGLRSVTVFEDPHMRRRNGRLNRLNSEFMTITTRFNALHQLLERLRAEGVTQVATATEPGLNALAELLERFADRALTTDDAAQLVSQLEQFKADLPAQVRSQRAALEQTEPGEADLLDFHTAYELLYRLVNDMHDYAQTHASLADHNHAREQWQESFLPKTSWMTALAAGLRATFILSIMSVYWVATAWPSGATMILVSAATVALSATTNNPRRMSFQMACGTLLGALLGFTETFFIFPFIDGFPLLCVFLAPVIMLGAFLGSRPQWAGYGLGLLIFFGIGSVPDNLTIYNPYAYINDYIAMVIGMLLCAAAGAIILPPNSRWMWRRLEDALRRQVVFAISAPLSRLGSSFESQTRDLMHQAYGLAAAKPQVQRELLRWMFVVLEVGHAIIELRREQEILPIHPAYAPWQSWRVAIRVMGRALIRLFIQPDQSNLQRALAAVDHAIGRVQASDEPFAPHFDTSALRRVKSYLHFIRSSLLDPQSPLAAYADGGRPQGLLNAA, translated from the coding sequence ATGAATGCTCTGGTGAACCGCATCACACAACTCCCATGGCGCCGCGAGTTCTTCAGCTGGGCACGCAGCGATGGGGTGACCTGGATCTACATCTTCAAGGTGCTGATTGCCGCCTTCCTGACCTATTGGCTGGCCTTGCGCCTGGAGCTGCCGCAGCCGCGCACGGCGATGATCACGGTGTTCATCGTCATGCAGCCGCAAAGCGGGCATGTGTTCGCCAAGAGTTTTTATCGCCTGCTCGGCACCCTGGCCGGGTCCACCATGATGGTGGTGCTGATGGCCTTGTTCGCGCAGAACTCCGAGCTGTTCCTCGGCAGCCTGGCGATCTGGGTCGGCATCTGTTCGGCGGGTGCGGCGCGTTATCGCAACTTTCGCGCCTATGGTTTCGTACTCGCCGGTTATACCGCCGCGATGGTCGGCCTGCCCGCACTGGCGCACCCGGAAAGCTCGTTCATGGCGGCGGTGTGGCGGGTGCTGGAAATTTCCCTGGGCATCGTCTGCTCGACAGCGGTCACTGCAGCAATTCTGCCGCAAAGTTCTGCTGCCGCGATGCGCAACGCGCTGTATCAACGTTTCGGCGTGTTCGCCCGTTTTGTCGCCGATGGCCTGCGCGGCAGTCAGGAGCGGGCGGCGTTCGAGACCGGCAACGTGCGCTTCATTGCCGAAGCCATCGGGCTGGAAGGCCTGCGCAGTGTCACGGTATTTGAAGACCCGCACATGCGCCGACGCAACGGCAGGCTCAATCGCCTGAACAGCGAATTCATGACCATCACCACGCGCTTCAACGCCTTGCACCAATTGCTGGAGCGTCTGCGTGCCGAGGGCGTGACTCAAGTGGCGACGGCCACCGAGCCGGGTCTTAACGCGCTGGCCGAACTGCTGGAACGTTTCGCCGACCGCGCCCTGACCACCGACGATGCGGCGCAGCTGGTCAGCCAACTTGAGCAGTTCAAGGCCGACTTGCCAGCGCAGGTACGCAGCCAGCGCGCGGCTCTGGAGCAGACCGAGCCAGGCGAAGCCGACCTGCTGGATTTTCATACCGCTTACGAATTGCTCTACCGGCTGGTCAACGACATGCATGACTACGCCCAGACCCATGCGTCACTGGCCGATCACAATCATGCGCGGGAACAGTGGCAAGAATCGTTCCTGCCCAAGACCAGCTGGATGACAGCCTTGGCGGCGGGGCTGCGGGCGACGTTCATTCTGTCGATCATGAGCGTGTATTGGGTGGCGACCGCCTGGCCCAGCGGCGCGACCATGATCCTGGTTTCCGCCGCAACCGTCGCGTTGTCGGCGACCACCAACAATCCGCGACGCATGTCGTTCCAGATGGCCTGCGGCACCTTGCTCGGCGCGCTGCTGGGCTTCACCGAAACCTTCTTTATCTTCCCGTTCATCGACGGCTTCCCGCTGCTGTGCGTGTTCCTTGCGCCGGTGATCATGCTCGGTGCGTTTCTCGGTTCGCGCCCGCAATGGGCTGGCTACGGATTGGGTCTGCTGATTTTCTTCGGCATCGGCTCGGTGCCGGACAACCTGACGATCTACAACCCGTATGCGTACATCAACGATTACATCGCGATGGTCATCGGCATGCTGCTGTGTGCGGCGGCGGGGGCGATCATTCTGCCGCCCAACAGCCGCTGGATGTGGCGGCGTCTGGAAGACGCCTTGCGGCGGCAAGTGGTGTTCGCCATCAGCGCGCCGTTGAGTCGCCTGGGTTCGAGTTTCGAAAGCCAGACCCGCGACCTGATGCATCAGGCATATGGCCTGGCGGCGGCCAAGCCGCAGGTGCAGCGCGAATTGCTGCGCTGGATGTTTGTGGTGCTGGAAGTTGGCCACGCGATCATCGAACTGCGCCGCGAGCAGGAGATTCTGCCGATCCATCCAGCCTATGCGCCGTGGCAGTCTTGGCGGGTGGCGATTCGCGTCATGGGCCGTGCGTTGATTCGCCTGTTCATTCAGCCGGACCAGAGCAATCTGCAGCGGGCGCTGGCTGCTGTCGATCATGCGATTGGTCGCGTCCAGGCCAGCGATGAGCCCTTCGCGCCACACTTCGATACCTCAGCGCTGCGCCGGGTGAAAAGCTATCTGCATTTCATTCGCTCCTCGTTGCTCGACCCGCAATCACCGCTGGCCGCTTATGCCGATGGCGGCCGGCCGCAAGGACTCCTCAATGCCGCGTGA
- a CDS encoding DUF1656 domain-containing protein → MPREIAFHGLYMPIVTVMFLIAVVLAWALDRVLSGFDLYRFFWHPALLRMSLFVCIFGALALTVYR, encoded by the coding sequence ATGCCGCGTGAAATTGCCTTTCATGGCTTGTACATGCCCATCGTCACCGTGATGTTCCTGATCGCCGTCGTGCTGGCCTGGGCGCTGGATCGAGTGTTGTCCGGGTTCGATCTGTACCGTTTTTTCTGGCATCCGGCGCTGCTGCGCATGAGCCTGTTCGTTTGTATTTTCGGCGCGCTGGCGCTGACTGTTTATCGTTGA
- a CDS encoding HlyD family secretion protein, whose protein sequence is MKKLFSLIATLLVLALAIWIGRTLWVNYMDTPWTRDGRVRADIINVAADVTGTVVDVPVRDNQQVKKGDLLMQIDPEHYQVAVKEAQALVASRKATWEMRKVNAKRRADMDNLVISTESRDDASNIATSAQADYQLALAQLEAAELNLRRTRVLAAVDGYVTNLNVHRGDYARMGEAKMAVVDMNSFWVYGFFEETKLPHIRVGDPADMQLMSGQLLKGHVESIARGIYDRDNPESRELIADVNPTFNWVRLAQRVPVRIHLDQVPEDVILSAGTTCTVIVNPELH, encoded by the coding sequence ATGAAAAAGCTCTTCAGTCTGATCGCGACATTATTGGTGCTGGCCCTGGCCATCTGGATCGGTCGCACCTTGTGGGTCAATTACATGGACACGCCGTGGACCCGCGATGGCCGGGTTCGCGCCGACATCATCAACGTCGCCGCAGATGTCACCGGCACCGTGGTCGATGTGCCGGTGCGCGATAACCAGCAGGTGAAGAAGGGCGACCTGCTGATGCAGATCGATCCCGAGCATTATCAAGTGGCGGTCAAAGAGGCTCAGGCGCTGGTGGCTTCACGCAAGGCTACCTGGGAGATGCGCAAGGTCAACGCCAAGCGCCGCGCCGACATGGACAACCTGGTGATCTCCACTGAAAGCCGTGACGACGCCAGCAATATCGCCACCTCCGCTCAGGCCGATTACCAGTTGGCTCTGGCGCAACTGGAAGCGGCCGAATTGAACCTGCGGCGCACTCGCGTGCTGGCGGCGGTGGACGGATACGTCACTAACCTCAACGTGCATCGCGGCGATTACGCACGCATGGGCGAGGCGAAGATGGCCGTGGTGGATATGAACTCGTTCTGGGTCTACGGCTTTTTCGAGGAAACCAAACTGCCGCACATTCGCGTCGGTGATCCAGCCGACATGCAATTGATGAGCGGCCAGTTGCTCAAAGGTCACGTCGAAAGCATCGCCCGAGGCATCTACGACCGCGACAACCCGGAAAGCCGCGAACTGATCGCCGACGTCAACCCGACCTTCAACTGGGTACGCCTGGCCCAGCGGGTACCGGTACGCATCCATCTGGATCAGGTGCCGGAAGACGTGATTCTGTCAGCGGGGACCACCTGTACGGTGATTGTGAATCCTGAGTTGCACTGA
- a CDS encoding SDR family oxidoreductase — MPTALITGCSSGIGRALADAFKTAGYQVWATARKAEDVAVLNAAGFTGVQLDVNDSAALERLAVEIEQQGGLDVLINNAGYGAMGPLLDGGVEAMQRQFETNVFAVVGVTRALFSALRRNKGLVVNIGSVSGVLVTPFAGAYCASKAAVHALSEALRLELAPFDIQLMEVQPGAIASSFAKNASHEAEQLISEQSPWWPLRDAIRARAKASQGNPTPATDFARDLLRAVQQPNPPRLLRLGNGSRAMPLMAWLLPKGFLDNKLKQRFGLNRKL; from the coding sequence ATGCCCACCGCTCTCATCACCGGTTGTTCCAGCGGCATTGGCCGCGCGTTGGCCGATGCCTTCAAAACGGCCGGGTATCAAGTCTGGGCCACCGCGCGCAAGGCTGAAGACGTAGCCGTTTTGAACGCGGCGGGTTTCACCGGCGTGCAACTGGACGTCAACGACAGCGCCGCGCTTGAGCGTCTGGCTGTCGAAATCGAACAGCAAGGCGGCCTGGATGTGCTGATCAACAACGCCGGTTATGGCGCCATGGGGCCGTTGCTCGATGGCGGCGTCGAGGCCATGCAGCGCCAGTTCGAGACCAACGTGTTTGCCGTAGTTGGCGTCACGCGCGCCTTGTTTTCAGCGCTGCGTCGCAATAAAGGGCTGGTGGTGAATATCGGCAGTGTTTCCGGGGTGCTGGTCACACCGTTCGCCGGGGCTTATTGCGCCTCCAAAGCGGCCGTGCATGCACTGAGCGAAGCGTTACGTCTGGAACTGGCGCCCTTCGACATTCAGCTGATGGAAGTGCAACCGGGGGCCATTGCGTCGAGCTTTGCGAAAAATGCCAGCCACGAAGCCGAACAGTTGATCAGCGAGCAGTCGCCGTGGTGGCCGCTGCGCGATGCAATTCGCGCCCGAGCCAAGGCGTCGCAAGGCAATCCCACCCCTGCCACCGACTTCGCCCGCGACCTGCTGCGCGCCGTACAACAACCCAACCCGCCCCGCCTGCTGCGCCTGGGCAACGGCTCGCGGGCGATGCCGCTGATGGCATGGCTGCTGCCCAAAGGTTTTCTGGATAACAAACTCAAACAGCGGTTTGGGTTGAATCGGAAGTTGTGA
- a CDS encoding multidrug transporter, whose translation MLIGAVLILTWLILLLRYPAKALPVSLAAAVGLGLVAAWVIWEDSRDTRRLERLEVRLNYAPEQCAVGKPLLVLINNGNNVPLNELRWRIAAYAPGENVNLAEENYSSPRYRGPGELLAESQWQDCLPLPPLRAGYRPQTLDFRAEHLQGSFSN comes from the coding sequence ATGCTGATCGGCGCGGTGCTCATTCTGACCTGGCTTATCCTGTTACTGCGCTACCCCGCCAAAGCGTTGCCGGTTTCCCTAGCGGCGGCAGTGGGCCTGGGGCTGGTTGCGGCGTGGGTGATCTGGGAGGACAGTCGCGATACCCGCAGGCTGGAGCGCCTGGAAGTTCGCCTCAATTACGCGCCGGAACAATGCGCGGTCGGCAAGCCGCTGCTGGTGTTGATCAATAACGGCAACAATGTCCCGCTGAACGAGTTGCGCTGGCGAATCGCGGCGTATGCACCCGGTGAAAACGTGAATCTCGCCGAAGAAAACTACAGCTCACCTCGTTATCGGGGCCCGGGCGAATTGCTGGCCGAGAGTCAATGGCAGGATTGCCTGCCGCTGCCGCCTTTGCGCGCTGGTTATCGCCCGCAGACGCTGGATTTTCGCGCGGAACATCTACAAGGCAGTTTTTCCAACTAA
- a CDS encoding RHS repeat-associated core domain-containing protein: protein MNAQSAAFHQHTPLLTTLDPRGLTVRSVAWCRTQAADSAEARVTRSAFNAAGRWVCTWDPRLWADQALANFSNIYSLSGGVLCSESVDAGWRVSLPGEGGQLSAGWDGRGTERRLEYDALLRPTAIFENDQCKERLRYGDADAAVQNQCGQLVRHDDPAGTRRTIAFGLTGAALEQTQHFLAQLDDPDWPELESERDALLEPGAGASTLWAYTPMGEVLRQTDALGNVQAFAHTVAGQLNAVSVQLKDQPEQVLVDAIRYDAQGRVQSETAGNGVITRARYRDEDGRLIELTATRHNGEHVQDLLYDYDPVGNVIRIEDRAQPTRYFANQRIESVSNYQYDTLYQLTEATGREAATVNHGPVFPEFQSPADPSQLANYTQTYHYDAGGNLQQLTHVGAQAHSRTLVTANTSNRALPVINDQPPDEETIAAGFDANGNLLQLQAGQALSWDRRNQLQLVRPVLRETADDSERYVYDASGQRLRKVRISQAKNVSHQDEVRYLPGLEIRTHTAAGETLQVICAQAGRHGVRVLHWQAGKPDDLANDQYRYTLNDHLGSGTIELDKDAQIISQESYYPFGGTSWWAGRNAVEASYKTVRYSGKERDATGLYYYGLRYYAPWLQRWINPDPAGVVDGLNVYRMVRNSPMRFHDREGEVSQESNHPHEIEGAPLEPGSGNRQDLKNNEDTLTVGTLHRRGSIESIQLSTLVNAWHFLPSVATRLWQIWNRPAHNKFVTVNFPDFTIRQFELHNPSAPKDLIIHGHGRLRSPVHKIYSSPLKLNFYAPANTQLEASSSDLHRFQSRKVEVLAAEVIAAGAESRDYEITHSPAFDDPMSAFLHHSQLLNPKPVIASSRDFTGENYHDVLIVKRGKTISLSKILKHLPRYNQVHGFFCRTRGQGGPSHDPFLSSRS from the coding sequence ATGAACGCACAATCCGCCGCCTTCCACCAACATACGCCGCTGCTCACAACGTTAGATCCACGCGGATTGACGGTGCGATCCGTTGCCTGGTGTCGCACGCAGGCTGCTGATTCTGCCGAAGCCCGTGTGACCCGCTCGGCCTTCAATGCTGCGGGACGCTGGGTCTGCACTTGGGATCCCAGGTTGTGGGCCGATCAGGCACTGGCCAATTTCAGCAACATTTATTCCCTGAGCGGCGGGGTATTGTGCAGCGAGAGTGTCGATGCCGGTTGGCGTGTTTCGTTGCCGGGCGAGGGCGGGCAATTGTCGGCAGGTTGGGATGGACGGGGTACTGAGCGGCGGCTGGAATACGATGCGCTGCTCAGGCCAACCGCCATTTTCGAAAATGACCAGTGCAAGGAGCGGCTGCGGTACGGCGATGCCGACGCGGCAGTTCAAAACCAGTGCGGCCAGTTGGTGCGTCATGACGACCCGGCGGGGACGCGCCGCACTATCGCGTTTGGCTTGACCGGCGCAGCGCTTGAGCAGACGCAGCACTTTCTTGCGCAGCTTGATGATCCCGACTGGCCTGAACTGGAGTCCGAACGCGATGCCCTGCTGGAACCGGGCGCTGGCGCGAGCACGCTTTGGGCTTACACGCCGATGGGCGAGGTCCTCAGGCAGACCGATGCGCTGGGCAATGTTCAGGCTTTTGCGCATACCGTCGCGGGTCAACTCAACGCTGTTTCAGTGCAGCTCAAGGATCAACCGGAGCAGGTTCTGGTCGATGCCATCCGCTACGACGCGCAAGGTCGTGTGCAGTCTGAAACCGCCGGCAATGGGGTGATCACCAGAGCCCGGTACCGCGACGAAGATGGACGCCTGATCGAGTTAACCGCCACCCGCCACAACGGCGAGCATGTGCAGGATTTGCTTTACGACTACGACCCGGTGGGCAACGTGATCCGCATCGAAGACCGCGCGCAGCCGACCCGCTACTTTGCCAATCAGCGCATCGAGTCCGTGTCGAATTATCAATACGACACGCTCTATCAACTGACCGAAGCCACGGGAAGAGAAGCCGCGACGGTCAATCATGGCCCGGTTTTTCCGGAATTTCAGAGCCCGGCCGATCCGAGCCAACTGGCCAATTACACGCAAACCTATCACTACGATGCCGGTGGCAATCTGCAGCAGCTGACCCACGTGGGCGCGCAGGCTCATTCGCGGACGCTGGTGACTGCGAACACCAGCAATCGCGCCCTGCCGGTTATCAATGATCAACCGCCGGATGAAGAAACCATCGCCGCCGGGTTCGATGCCAACGGCAATCTGCTGCAACTGCAAGCCGGACAAGCCCTGAGCTGGGATCGGCGCAATCAGTTGCAACTAGTGCGACCTGTGCTGCGCGAAACGGCTGACGACAGCGAACGCTATGTCTATGACGCCAGCGGCCAACGCCTGCGCAAGGTCCGCATTAGTCAGGCCAAAAACGTCAGCCACCAGGATGAAGTCCGTTATCTGCCGGGGCTGGAAATCCGCACCCATACCGCCGCGGGCGAAACCCTGCAGGTGATCTGCGCGCAAGCCGGGCGCCATGGTGTTCGGGTGCTGCACTGGCAAGCAGGAAAACCGGACGACCTCGCCAATGATCAATACCGCTACACGCTCAATGACCATCTGGGCTCAGGCACAATCGAACTGGATAAAGACGCGCAAATCATCAGCCAGGAAAGTTATTACCCGTTCGGCGGCACATCATGGTGGGCAGGGCGCAATGCCGTCGAAGCCAGCTATAAAACCGTGCGTTATTCCGGCAAGGAACGCGATGCAACCGGGTTGTATTACTACGGCTTGAGGTATTACGCGCCGTGGTTGCAGCGCTGGATTAATCCGGATCCGGCTGGGGTTGTTGATGGGTTGAATGTGTATCGGATGGTCAGGAATTCGCCTATGCGGTTTCATGACCGAGAGGGGGAGGTCTCACAAGAGTCAAATCATCCGCACGAAATTGAGGGCGCTCCGCTCGAACCAGGCTCAGGAAATAGACAGGATTTAAAAAATAACGAAGACACGCTGACGGTGGGAACTTTGCATCGACGTGGCTCGATTGAATCAATACAACTGTCCACGTTGGTAAATGCATGGCATTTTCTGCCGAGCGTTGCGACCAGGCTTTGGCAGATCTGGAATCGTCCAGCTCACAATAAATTTGTCACTGTTAACTTTCCGGATTTCACAATCAGACAGTTTGAGTTGCATAACCCCTCCGCTCCGAAGGATCTCATAATCCATGGGCATGGTCGGCTCAGATCGCCCGTACATAAAATATACAGTTCGCCTCTAAAACTTAACTTTTATGCGCCAGCCAATACTCAGCTAGAGGCCTCAAGTAGTGACCTGCACCGGTTTCAATCGAGAAAAGTGGAGGTCTTGGCTGCGGAGGTTATTGCCGCCGGTGCCGAGTCCAGAGACTACGAAATTACTCATTCGCCTGCATTCGATGATCCGATGTCCGCTTTCCTGCACCATAGTCAGCTTTTGAATCCAAAGCCTGTCATCGCATCTTCCCGCGATTTCACTGGTGAGAATTATCATGATGTGTTGATCGTGAAGCGAGGCAAAACTATTTCGCTAAGCAAGATATTGAAGCACCTACCTCGTTATAACCAGGTACATGGCTTTTTCTGCAGAACTCGTGGGCAAGGTGGCCCTTCCCATGACCCCTTCCTGTCATCCAGGTCATAA
- a CDS encoding mannose-1-phosphate guanylyltransferase/mannose-6-phosphate isomerase — protein sequence MIPVILSGGSGSRLWPLSRKQFPKQFLALTGEHTLFQQTLERLVFDGMQDPIVVCNKDHRFIVTEQLAALKLETQTVIMEPFGRNTAPAVAITAMMLLAEGNDELMLILPADHVIDDQKALQRALALATVAAERGEMVLFGVPATKPETGYGYIKSTADALLPEGVSRVSQFVEKPDEKRAAEFVQAGGYFWNSGMFLFRASRYLEELKKHDPDIYDTCMLTLERSKRDGDSIDIDEATFACCPDNSIDYAVMEKTQRACVVPLTAGWNDVGCWASLWEVHEKDSNGNVTKGDVVLQDSRNCMIHGNGKLVSVIGLDNIVVVETKDAMMIVHKDKVQGVKQMVNTLNEQGRSETQNHLEVYRPWGSYDSVDMGGRFQVKRISVKPGASLSLQMHHHRAEHWIVVSGTAQVTCDENVFLLTENQSTYIPIASVHRLKNPGKIPLEIIEVQSGSYLGEDDIERFEDVYGRSNNLDAGIKTQTLAR from the coding sequence ATGATTCCAGTGATCTTGTCAGGCGGTAGCGGTTCACGACTCTGGCCGCTTTCGCGTAAACAGTTCCCTAAGCAGTTCCTGGCATTGACCGGCGAACATACTTTGTTCCAGCAAACCCTCGAACGACTGGTGTTCGACGGCATGCAGGACCCCATCGTGGTCTGCAACAAGGACCACCGTTTCATCGTTACCGAGCAACTGGCCGCCCTGAAACTCGAAACCCAGACCGTCATCATGGAACCGTTCGGCCGCAACACGGCCCCAGCGGTTGCCATCACCGCAATGATGCTGCTGGCCGAAGGCAATGACGAGCTGATGCTCATTCTGCCCGCCGACCACGTGATCGACGACCAGAAAGCCCTGCAACGCGCACTGGCCCTCGCCACTGTCGCCGCAGAACGCGGTGAAATGGTCCTGTTCGGCGTGCCGGCCACCAAACCGGAAACCGGTTATGGCTACATCAAATCCACTGCCGATGCGCTGCTGCCGGAAGGCGTGAGCCGCGTGTCGCAATTCGTCGAAAAACCAGACGAAAAACGCGCTGCGGAATTCGTCCAGGCTGGCGGCTACTTCTGGAACAGCGGCATGTTCCTGTTCCGCGCCAGCCGTTATCTGGAAGAGCTGAAAAAGCACGATCCGGACATCTACGACACCTGCATGCTGACTCTGGAGCGCAGCAAGCGTGACGGCGACAGCATCGACATCGACGAAGCCACCTTCGCCTGCTGCCCGGACAATTCCATCGACTACGCCGTGATGGAAAAAACCCAACGCGCCTGCGTCGTGCCGCTGACTGCTGGCTGGAATGATGTCGGTTGCTGGGCATCGCTGTGGGAAGTGCATGAAAAAGACAGCAACGGCAACGTCACCAAAGGCGACGTCGTCCTGCAAGACAGCCGCAACTGCATGATCCACGGCAACGGCAAGCTGGTTTCGGTGATCGGCCTGGACAACATCGTGGTCGTAGAAACCAAAGACGCGATGATGATTGTCCACAAGGACAAGGTTCAAGGCGTCAAGCAGATGGTCAACACGCTCAATGAGCAGGGCCGCAGCGAAACCCAGAACCACCTTGAAGTCTATCGTCCGTGGGGTTCCTACGATTCGGTCGACATGGGCGGCCGCTTCCAGGTCAAGCGCATCTCGGTCAAGCCGGGCGCCAGCCTCTCGCTGCAAATGCACCACCACCGCGCCGAACACTGGATCGTGGTATCAGGCACGGCGCAGGTTACCTGCGATGAGAACGTGTTCCTGCTCACCGAAAACCAGTCCACCTACATCCCGATCGCCTCGGTCCATCGCCTGAAAAACCCAGGCAAGATCCCGTTGGAAATCATCGAAGTGCAATCGGGCAGCTACCTGGGTGAAGACGACATCGAACGTTTCGAAGACGTTTATGGTCGTTCCAACAACCTGGACGCGGGCATAAAAACCCAGACCCTGGCACGCTAA
- a CDS encoding alginate O-acetyltransferase AlgF produces the protein MTTATKNTATKNRFFKTCALAAGLGFMSLQAFAGDAALYGPTAPKGSTFVRVYNASSAEISATVGNTNMNEVAPLGSTAFSFMPQGDYSAKLGSQTVPVKLASDHYYTLVNNVSGKPQLVEEPPFKNKQKSLVRVQNLSDKALTLKTADGKTDVVKTVAAKGTGEREINPVKVTLALYDGDKKVSDLKPIALERGEAAVLYITGSGSSLSPVWVKPPVATR, from the coding sequence ATGACCACTGCAACTAAAAACACTGCTACCAAGAACCGTTTCTTCAAAACCTGCGCACTGGCCGCTGGCCTGGGCTTCATGTCCCTGCAGGCTTTCGCTGGCGATGCCGCGCTTTACGGCCCGACCGCTCCGAAAGGCTCGACTTTCGTACGTGTTTACAACGCCAGCAGCGCTGAAATCAGCGCCACCGTCGGCAACACCAACATGAACGAAGTGGCTCCGCTGGGCAGCACCGCGTTCAGCTTCATGCCGCAGGGTGACTACAGCGCCAAGCTCGGCAGCCAGACGGTCCCGGTGAAACTGGCCAGCGATCACTATTACACCCTGGTCAACAACGTCAGCGGCAAACCGCAACTGGTCGAAGAGCCACCATTCAAGAACAAGCAGAAATCCCTGGTGCGCGTGCAGAACCTCAGCGACAAAGCGCTGACCCTGAAAACCGCCGACGGCAAGACCGACGTGGTCAAGACCGTTGCTGCCAAAGGCACCGGCGAGCGTGAAATCAATCCAGTGAAAGTCACCCTGGCGCTGTATGACGGCGACAAGAAAGTCAGCGACCTCAAGCCGATTGCCCTTGAGCGTGGCGAAGCCGCCGTGCTGTACATCACCGGCAGCGGCAGCAGCCTGTCGCCAGTCTGGGTCAAGCCTCCAGTAGCCACTCGCTAA
- a CDS encoding alginate O-acetyltransferase, translating into MTRSLRILYIALFMGILLALGIWSLRSFSSFSTTAQTTILNGRWAKAAETHYDEEFPIKRIGTNLWAALDYKLFNEGRPGVELGKDQWLYTDEEFNAVVNGEQNEADNLAIIQGVRDALKAQGTELVLAIIPAKTRLYPEHIGANKPASLHTDLYQQFHAQAAQAGVFAPDLLTPLQGAKQNGQVFLRTDTHWTPMGAEVVAQQLGAAIAQKNPLNGEPTKFITQAKETSAYKGDLTNFLPLDPLFSNLLPQPDQLQQRSTDLVEPQVSGDDALFADSDVAVGLVGTSYSANPNWNFLGALKQALHSDVVNYAEDGHGPVLPMLKYLQTDAFKNSPPQVLIWEFPERYLPAHNDLGEFDPKWIAELKKPRDDKQNLAINAKTSESPNRAQN; encoded by the coding sequence ATGACCCGTTCATTACGAATCCTCTACATCGCCCTGTTCATGGGGATCCTGTTGGCACTGGGGATCTGGTCGCTGCGCAGTTTCAGCAGCTTCTCGACCACAGCGCAAACCACGATCCTCAACGGGCGTTGGGCCAAGGCGGCGGAGACTCACTACGATGAAGAGTTCCCGATCAAGCGCATTGGCACCAACCTCTGGGCGGCACTGGATTACAAGCTGTTCAACGAAGGTCGTCCCGGCGTTGAACTGGGCAAGGACCAATGGCTGTATACCGACGAAGAGTTCAATGCAGTCGTCAACGGCGAGCAGAACGAAGCGGACAACCTGGCAATCATCCAGGGCGTACGTGACGCGCTGAAAGCCCAGGGCACCGAACTGGTATTGGCGATCATTCCGGCCAAGACCCGTCTGTACCCGGAGCACATCGGCGCTAACAAGCCGGCCTCGCTGCACACCGATCTGTATCAGCAATTCCATGCGCAAGCGGCTCAGGCCGGTGTGTTTGCGCCTGATCTGCTGACACCGCTGCAAGGCGCCAAGCAGAACGGCCAGGTATTCCTGCGCACCGACACCCACTGGACGCCAATGGGTGCCGAAGTTGTCGCCCAGCAACTTGGCGCTGCCATTGCGCAAAAAAATCCGCTGAACGGTGAACCAACAAAGTTCATTACTCAGGCGAAAGAAACTTCGGCTTATAAAGGCGACCTGACCAACTTCCTGCCATTGGATCCTTTGTTCAGTAATTTGCTTCCGCAGCCAGATCAATTGCAACAAAGGAGCACGGATCTTGTCGAACCCCAGGTATCCGGTGATGACGCGTTATTTGCCGACAGCGATGTTGCAGTTGGATTGGTCGGCACAAGTTACAGCGCCAACCCTAACTGGAACTTTCTCGGCGCACTTAAACAGGCACTTCACAGCGATGTCGTGAATTACGCGGAAGACGGGCACGGCCCGGTTCTGCCAATGCTCAAGTACCTGCAGACCGATGCGTTCAAGAACAGCCCGCCGCAAGTGCTGATCTGGGAATTCCCGGAACGTTATCTGCCTGCTCATAACGACCTTGGCGAGTTTGATCCGAAGTGGATCGCCGAACTCAAAAAGCCTCGTGACGATAAACAAAATCTGGCCATTAACGCCAAAACATCCGAGTCGCCCAACCGGGCGCAAAACTGA